The DNA region TGTCCTATCCAATAGTGTGAAATAAGGACTCATTTGCAGAACCCAGGGTGGTAACCAGGCTGTCAGCAGAGGATTGTTCATTTGGGTAGCCAAGACTGCCAACGCTGTCTTTTTATAACAGGTTCAGCACTTCATGCTAACTGCTGCAGCTACTTACTACCAGTAATGATTCATGGACATTTAATAGAattggagggggaaagaaggCTTTTTGCCTAACCTATTGTTGACTCTAACTGTAATTAAACTAATGAAGGGGGGACAGTCTGCCCAGGCTATAACTATCTGATTTTTGCAGAAGAAACTCCATTCTGTACCAGTTTCAAATATGTGATAAACTAATTTAGTAGGTGAAAATATCTCCTGATAAAGATGTTTTAGTAGGAGGAAGTTGGGACAGATCTGCAACAAAGTAACTTAAAGATCTTGGGCAGAACATCTTGGGTGCTGGCACATCCTAGAAAACTAGTCCTAACTGGAGCAAATCAGAGCCAGTTAAACTTTAGAAGTGATCAGCAAAATACATACCAATGTACTAACTTAATTATACTATACATTATCTAGGCTTATGCAATATAAAATTCTAGCATGCGTAAGCATGCACTCTACACTGCAGCCACCTGTCTTGCTTTTGCTTTCCTGAATCTTTCTCAACTCCTTATTAAATGAAATTGTAGGAACACATTGCCTGGTAGTCAAAGGCTTTGAGGTAATAAGTTGCCTCAATAAAACAGGCCCAACATGCTGCAGCTGCTCACCACTAGTGTTCTTGACTGGTTAAGTACATTTGCcagcagtttttttaaaatcttgaacaTATTTCCTGATTGTTTACTTGTAGATGGTTTGACTTGAACCTCTGATCTATGTTGAACATATTTTGTTAGCCTTGTCAATTTTCCAGATACTACTTTAATATATAGCTTCTCATATTTCTGAAGCTTCAACACTAAACTAGATTAGATGGAAAATGAGACTGTTGCTGGGCTAGTCATTCTGGCTTAACTTGTATTTTAGTTTCTATTCTTGTCTTTTGGAAATAACAGTCTGAGCACATACCAAAATGCTATGCAACATCAGAATGGTGGATTTCCTGTAACATAGAAGCTTTACTTTGGCTGAGGGAATCTGGCCCAAGGCAGAGGCTGTGAAGCTCCCTTTTTGTAGGAGCTTTCTTGCATGCAGTTGAAGGAACTTCATCTTTAATCAATCTTTGTAAAATACTTAAGCATTAGTTGTCCAGGGAAGTTTGAAAATACTATTTTCACCAAATGCAAAACAGAGGTTTGTGTAGCAGTTGATCAGAGGAAAGCAAAATGTAGGGTGGTTTAGTGCTCAGGTTTGTTTATGCCATTGGTGATACTTACATAACACTGCTTAGCTGTAACAAATATATTGAAGTGCAGTGCTTTCAAGAGTGTATAAAATGAAGTTCTAAATATGGTCAACTTGCATCACAGTTAATAGGGTTGAATTCCAGGAGCCAGTGTTGTGTTTGAATAATTTAGGAGTAGTGTAGACCAACTAGGGGTCCAGGGCCCTCTGTGGGACCACAAGCAGGTTCCAGGGGGCCTGCCAAGCAGTgctagcattagacttgctgggacccaggtcAGAAATCTGAAGCCCcaccccatggggctgaagccaaaacttGAGCAGCTTAGATTCCTTGGGGCCCCTatggccccaggcaattgccctactTGTTACCCCCTAACAGAGgccttggcttttatatgcagaaaaccagtcaTTTATGCTGCAGGTGGGCTGTAGATTTTTTTATAGCATACTGGTGGGAGGACCTCAGAGTtagtcaggggttctcagcctttttacCATTTTTTGGTTCCTGTGAATTGCATTACTCTTTTGAAAAGTTGGTGCCATATTCAGGGTAATCACTTTTGGTGACCATCTGCTCCTGAAGTAAGGATAGGATTACTTCTAAGAGCTAATTTAAGTggctttttaataaaaggaggtcATAAGGTAAAGTTTCTTCAATTTGTATAGTCTATAAAATGTTTTAGACAAAACTGGCTTAGTGggttaaactttttttaaaactgaatttaaagCATAGCCAGACCCATTCATGTTAATCTCTTATTAGACAGTGGTGCAAATTGAAGAGTGAAATAGTCTCCTCTAATCTCTTGTGGCAAACAGAGGTGTTCTTAGAAGCTTTACCCACAGAATAAGCTTGGAAAAAACAGTTCAGTGATTGCCAAATAAGTTTGTCTACACTTCAGGAATAGATGGCTGCCTGTCAAGTGGGGAAGCTAATGTAAACTGGCAGATGGGGATTATGGAGCAGTGAAAGCAGCTATTGGGTGAGTAAATCTTACTATGTTAATTAAACTCAACCAGTGAGGACTTTAGCTGCATGTCTAGTTTATCTTCAGTCAACTCTCCATGACATTGGGAATAGATGGGCTTTAATGTTTCAAGCCTTGTTAGAATTGTGAGGTCTAGATCAAGAATTGTCTTGATTAAATTCTCATTTCTGAAGTTAAACATTAGTTTGTGATTCTTCAGCATTTAATTTTCATGCAAGTTTCTTCTGGTTGTCCACTATCAAACTAGTTTTCCTAGCAAACCAAATTGAGGTGGGGAGTGAGCAGTAGGAACAGATTAAATCATAAATCTGTGTGCTACTCCGTGGCACACAGCAGACTCAGACTTGTCTTAAATGATCAGTTGGGTATTCTGGAGTGCAGAAGTCTCTGGGTGTCCTAGGGATGCAGTTAATGGCTTTTCTCCACCTGTGGAATAGTGGTGAAGGCTGGCCAGTGGGCCACTAGTAGCCTTGCATAATGATGGCTTACATTGGGTCTATGCATTTTTCAGGTCTACAGCCTTACCAGGGGTTAAGGCTTACATAGTGGCTCTAGGTCCAGAGCTGCAGGTGCCAAAGTACTCTTCTTCTTTCTACCCCCCTTCTCCAAAGATGATGATAATCTGGTTCCAGTTTATAGCTAAGAAATAGAGAAATCCAAAAAATGGTTTCAACCCTGTGCTCCATGCTTTTCCTCTTGGATTTTTAAGAGTAAATATTCTGAGGTTGCTAGCAGAAGCCTGGATGTGTAGTCCTTGATGTTTCCATTTCTAGATAAGCAGGATTGCTAATGAGTAATTGAGTGCATTGTGTACAGTCCTGATGTGTCTCCTAACCTGTAGACTGAGATACAGTATTAACATCCTACGCTGATCCCATAACATAAACTCCTTTCTCTTACTAGAAACTAACTAAAGCTAGCAAGTTTGTAATTCTtgtgtggtttggttttgttttgttctggttAAGGTCTCTGAAGTTCTGCAGGCTACAGTTCTGGGAGCCCAGCAAGGAACATGGCAACCCAAGGTATATCTAACATATCACACTCAGACTGAACTTTGCTTGGCTCTGACAAatatttggggcggggggggggtggtgtCCTAGCCCTTTAGctcttttttcctccccattttATCACTCTGGGACTGTAACTGTTCCATCTACTGCTAAATATTTTGTATATGGAAGATTTCTCTTTAGAAAGAGCACAAACCTGTAGACATGCTTTCCTCTCAGTCTAAGAAGTGCTAACAaggttcccccccacccaccaccaccaaaaaagcaCAAGACTGGTGAATGAATCCCTATATGTCCTGGATGCATCAACAAGAGTTTTATTGCCCAGTTCTGTTGGGATTGCATTTTTCTGCTTAATGTTCTGCTTGGGTCTCCAGGTAACTGAACTGGCAAAGTTTAAAACCTCATAGTTTGAAGCAACTGTTTCAGCTTTTTCTAATAAATTCAAAGTTGTTACAATTCATGCTGCATCTTATTAGGACTAAAATTGCCTAATAAACAAGTAATCTACATATTCAACACTTACTTCTTGCAGCGGACTTGATGGAATTGGATATGGCAATGGAGCCAGATAGAAAAGCAGCAGTCAGCCACTGGCAGCAGCAATCCTATCTTGACTCTGGTATCCACTCTGGTGCCACAACAACAGCTCCCTCTCTGAGTGGCAAGGGGAATCCTGAAGAGGACGATGTTGACACCACCCAAGTTTTGTATGAGTGGGAGCAGGGTTTCTCTCAGTCCTTTACCCAAGAACAAGTAGCTGGTAAGGAAACTTTCCATTCTGTTACATTAACTTGTTTGAATGACTTGCAAACTGACGCTCATCTAGTGAAATCAAGATTGCTTAAGACTGGACAGATAACTAGCATATAAAGAGGAGGAAGTCTAACAAGACAAGGGACATCAATTAGCCAACTTAATATTTAAGTTTATAGAATTAAGCAAAGTCCATTAAATCAAATCTTACCTCTGTTTCAGACATTGATGGACAGTATGCAATGACTAGAGCACAGAGAGTGCGTGCAGCCATGTTCCCTGAAACACTGGATGAAGGCATGCAGATCCCTTCCACACAGTTTGATGCTGCTCATCCAACTAATGTGCAGCGCCTGGCTGAGCCATCCCAGATGTTAAAACATGCTGTCGTTAACTTGATAAATTATCAAGATGATGCAGAACTTGCAACTCGTGCCATCCCAGAACTGACCAAATTGTTGAATGATGAGGACCAGGTATATGTGTGTGCTCTAGTGTAATGTAGCCAATTTGCAAGGTGTCCTTAAAATGACTAGCTAAAACTAAAAGCTTGCTTCATACTTCATATAGGTGGTAGTGAACAAGGCTGCAGTTATGGTTCATCAGTTGTCCAAAAAGGAAGCCTCCCGCCATGCAATCATGCGCTCTCCTCAAATGGTATCCGCTATTGTGCGTACCATGCAAAATACAAATGATGTGGAAACAGCCCGTTGCACTGCAGGCACACTACACAACCTCTCGCATCACCGTGAAGGATTGTTGGCCATCTTCAAATCGGGAGGCATTCCTGCTCTAGTTAAAATGCTTGGGTATGTGATGTATCATTGCAACACTCACCTGTATTTAATACTGATAGGTGTAGGTGCTCACTTcctttgtgttggtttttttttagttcCCCAGTGGACTCCGTGCTGTTCTATGCTATAACTACTCTGCACAACCTCCTGTTGCATCAAGAAGGTGCCAAAATGGCTGTCCGTCTAGCTGGTGGGCTGCAGAAAATGGTTGCCTTGCTCAACAAGACAAATGTTAAATTCTTGGCCATCACAACAGATTGTCTTCAGATTTTAGCTTATGGCAATCAAGAAAGCAAGGTAAATGAATGCATCCAACTCTTTCATGAGCAGATTCACTATTAATGGTCAGTCTCTGGGCTGTCAGACATATGACACTAATGTCATTATGGAGGATACATCTCCCTTCACATGTAGGAACCAACCACATCTAGAGTTGAAAAGAGGCCAGGTAACAATGAGATTGCTTCAGCAAGGGTGACAAACATTTTGAGGCCATCGAACGGCCACTAGCCCTCCAGGTTATTGCCCATGCATGTGGAGACTGAATGAATGACAATGGAAAGAAGTGGTCActactttcattttaaataaaacttcctttgcAGTTGATCATTCTGGCTAGTGGTGGACCCCAGGCTCTAGTAAACATAATGAGGACCTACACATATGAGAAACTACTGTGGACCACAAGTAGAGTGCTGAAGGTGCTCTCAGTCTGCTCTAGTAACAAACCTGCTATTGTTGAAGCTGGTAAGTGTCAAGATTAGCTGTATCCATGCTAATGGCTGCATGTGTGTATCGTACTCTAGTACCAATACATGCCACCCCACAGGATTATGAATTGATGTTTTAGAAAGAATTATACAAACTAAATGTGTAAATACGTCTCCCTAGAAATTAGTGGCTTAGACTAGAGATGTAGCTCTCTTGTAAGAGCCACCAACATAGTTGAATACTAGTAGACCACTGTATAGCTTTGATTTTCCCCACGTTCACAAGACAAATGTCATACAATTAAATGACTGAGCAGTTGTCATAACGTACTATATGCTAAGAGTTCATTtgccagaattaaagtggctGAAGACTTACAGTTAAGTATATGGACACTGCTTAGAGAGACTGAAGACTTGTTGCAAACTCTTCACTGTTGCAGTATAGGAGTCTTTATTATGACAACACTGGAGGTAGAAGATACTTTGAAAAGTCTGAGTGCCTTCCATAACCTCCTTAAATTCAGGTGGATTTGAAGGTGCTTTCCATCTCAGCCCTTTGCAAGATCAGGATCTAGAGAATTACTGCCTCTGAAAGGCTGCAGGCTTAACACTGAAGCATTAACTTGCATCTTGTTCTAGgtgggatgcaggctttgggactCCACCTTACAGATCCAAGCCAACGGCTTGTTCAGAACTGTCTTTGGACTCTCAGAAATCTTTCAGATGCTGCAACTAAACAGGTAAGTGGTTTTGCTGGGGATCAAGAACATAAGCAACACTTGCTGTTGATTTACAACACTCTTTTCCCTCTGTACAGGAGGGCATGGAAGGTCTTCTTGGAACCCTTGTTCAGCTTCTGGGGTCAGATGATATCAATGTTGTAACCTGTGCAGCCGGCATCCTTTCTAACCTCACCTGCAACAACTATAAGAACAAGATGATGGTATGCCAAGTTGGTGGTATTGAGGCTCTTGTGCGCACTGTTCTTCGGGCTGGTGACAGGGAAGACATCACAGAACCTGCTATTTGTGCACTTCGTCACCTCACTAGCAGACATCAGGAAGCTGAGATGGCACAAAATGCAGTACGTCTTCACTATGGACTTCCAGTGGTGGTTAAACTCTTACACCCACCATCTCACTGGCCCCTGATCAAGGTAAACATAAATTTTAAGATGGCACTTGTTGAATCTCTAGTAACATGTTTAGTGAAATGAACAATATATTAGTAAAATGTGGTGTAATTGACACTTGAGTTTTGAGATTGCTTTGAATATTATGCCTTCAAGGTAAGCTACAGTAGAACATCCAAGTAACCCATGTCTAGGATGGGTGCGAAGACTAAccttagggaatgtctacacagaTGACATCACtgctccagtgctgggagagctctcccagtgctgtaataAAACCACTTCTGCGAGGGGAATAactgccagggctggagcactatctacactgccactttacagtgctgaaacttgcattgctcaggtgTCTAACACCCCCTGAgcaaagtttcagtgctgtaagtggcagtgtagacaaggcctttaaCAGCTTGAAGCTAGCTCTTGTAGCAAGCAAATCCCTGCAATGTCAGAATTAAGACTAACTGCAGTAAATTTTTTCTTTCCAATTGCAGGCTACTGTTGGTCTGATCCGCAATCTTGCTCTCTGTCCAGCCAATCATGCACCCCTGCGTGAACAAGGTGCCATTCCAAGGCTAGTTCAGTTGCTGGTTAGAGCACATCAGGACACCCAGCGTCGCACATCTATGGGTGGAACACAACAGCAGTTTGTGGTATGTTGTTGAGAGAGTTGCAAAATAAGACACTGTTGGGGATGCTTCCCTCTTAGAAGTCAAGGCATGCTGCTTAAATGTCTAGGCATTGCAGAAAACCCATTTTCTGCTATTTTAATGACTCGCTGTAAATTAATCTTAACATTCACTATTAGTCTGTTATGAGCACCTAATTTCTGCAGTCCAATTAGCATTTTGGACAAATCTGGATAAGTGTCCATGTACGTGCTCACACCCCCTGTCCAGACAGTCTACCCTAAAGCTGAGGCTCTCCAATATTGGATCCATGGGGAGTCTGGGAGAGCCAGTTTAATTCATTTTTACTGAACAAGAGACCTTAGTGTAAGGTTATTAGGAGTAGACAATGCACCTGTTCCCTAATTGGGGGAAGAGTAGAGATTCTCTTCCAACAAACCAGAATTAGGGATACCACCTGCTACTCAACAATCTTGTCTTACCAGAACTATGCACACACCATGCACCAAAGTGAATCTGAAACATTGAATAACTGACTTGTGTATGACTTGAGTGCACAAAAACACTTCTAATGGTCAGAGAATCTTCAAGTTAGAGGTTTTGTATATGCCtattctcttccccctgccctctgTCACTATCTACCAAGATAAGGGAATTAATGCACAAGCTCAATATCCTAACCGTTTAAAATGGTGTCCCTCTCAAAAGTGCAGTACTATGCCTTTGTATATTTCCCTATAGGAGGGTGTGCGTATGGAGGAGATAGTTGAAGGCTGTACTGGAGCCCTTCATATTCTTGCACGAGATGTTCACAATCGAATTGTAATCAGGGGTCTAAATACCATTCCACTATTTGTGCAGGTAAGTGATATCTTTT from Gopherus evgoodei ecotype Sinaloan lineage chromosome 2, rGopEvg1_v1.p, whole genome shotgun sequence includes:
- the CTNNB1 gene encoding catenin beta-1 isoform X1 encodes the protein MATQADLMELDMAMEPDRKAAVSHWQQQSYLDSGIHSGATTTAPSLSGKGNPEEDDVDTTQVLYEWEQGFSQSFTQEQVADIDGQYAMTRAQRVRAAMFPETLDEGMQIPSTQFDAAHPTNVQRLAEPSQMLKHAVVNLINYQDDAELATRAIPELTKLLNDEDQVVVNKAAVMVHQLSKKEASRHAIMRSPQMVSAIVRTMQNTNDVETARCTAGTLHNLSHHREGLLAIFKSGGIPALVKMLGSPVDSVLFYAITTLHNLLLHQEGAKMAVRLAGGLQKMVALLNKTNVKFLAITTDCLQILAYGNQESKLIILASGGPQALVNIMRTYTYEKLLWTTSRVLKVLSVCSSNKPAIVEAGGMQALGLHLTDPSQRLVQNCLWTLRNLSDAATKQEGMEGLLGTLVQLLGSDDINVVTCAAGILSNLTCNNYKNKMMVCQVGGIEALVRTVLRAGDREDITEPAICALRHLTSRHQEAEMAQNAVRLHYGLPVVVKLLHPPSHWPLIKATVGLIRNLALCPANHAPLREQGAIPRLVQLLVRAHQDTQRRTSMGGTQQQFVEGVRMEEIVEGCTGALHILARDVHNRIVIRGLNTIPLFVQLLYSPIENIQRVAAGVLCELAQDKEAAEAIEAEGATAPLTELLHSRNEGVATYAAAVLFRMSEDKPQDYKKRLSVELTSSLFRTEPMAWNETADLGLDIGAQGEPLGYRPDDPSYRSFHSGGYGQDALGMDPMMEHEMGGHHPGADYPVDGLPDLGHAQDLMDGLPPGDSNQLAWFDTDL
- the CTNNB1 gene encoding catenin beta-1 isoform X2, which codes for MATQADLMELDMAMEPDRKAAVSHWQQQSYLDSGIHSGATTTAPSLSGKGNPEEDDVDTTQVLYEWEQGFSQSFTQEQVADIDGQYAMTRAQRVRAAMFPETLDEGMQIPSTQFDAAHPTNVQRLAEPSQMLKHAVVNLINYQDDAELATRAIPELTKLLNDEDQVVVNKAAVMVHQLSKKEASRHAIMRSPQMVSAIVRTMQNTNDVETARCTAGTLHNLSHHREGLLAIFKSGGIPALVKMLGSPVDSVLFYAITTLHNLLLHQEGAKMAVRLAGGLQKMVALLNKTNVKFLAITTDCLQILAYGNQESKLIILASGGPQALVNIMRTYTYEKLLWTTSRVLKVLSVCSSNKPAIVEAGGMQALGLHLTDPSQRLVQNCLWTLRNLSDAATKQEGMEGLLGTLVQLLGSDDINVVTCAAGILSNLTCNNYKNKMMVCQVGGIEALVRTVLRAGDREDITEPAICALRHLTSRHQEAEMAQNAVRLHYGLPVVVKLLHPPSHWPLIKATVGLIRNLALCPANHAPLREQGAIPRLVQLLVRAHQDTQRRTSMGGTQQQFVEGVRMEEIVEGCTGALHILARDVHNRIVIRGLNTIPLFVQLLYSPIENIQRVAAGVLCELAQDKEAAEAIEAEGATAPLTELLHSRNEGVATYAAAVLFRMSEDKPQDYKKRLSVELTSSLFRTEPMAWNETADLGLDIGAQGEPLGYRPDAVSSE